In Aegilops tauschii subsp. strangulata cultivar AL8/78 chromosome 3, Aet v6.0, whole genome shotgun sequence, one genomic interval encodes:
- the LOC109782176 gene encoding uncharacterized protein isoform X1 has product MGSNRLPFGFISGGYSCSEQYDWQQLTLRQREQATREQPHSSANLRYPVHIPNRTERTSPSFDCVCDYAKGADGHIHDMVTLGKVCQFNGGSSTQNGPYQADQYLPSYFPVDHFSEIDEARHRAYMDSFYTDNNPYHTSASRLRHRDEQRKAYTKKPFKKLHTIKNSKKLRTIHPRQLELSLREDFDDRLGIRNCRNAYHGKRSKTKPARWSSQKNNSSVPCVGKHGRSSWQTRSGEQPFEQEAENSRYKRYGGQLAGEKAKKRMIYEGHPKGLCSLREQDEHPHHEVHRSGSDTMRNDNWEKNAKTNDEVDHNGAEGNCYLMKNIRTAAATCCGSTKSNENSHVLCPKYSSKTIASSNEPKGSSNMKLVSDKQPSVVGCTKRPRNTRTGDVSTRNLQNLSVTHMEKGVHTKQADNTSHSELLRECLDIWRRRRLRKESSAEAKKLDQTSTARHEWSASSCSSESDDENVNASESASGNSESAAENDTELENSQKCRGATPLDGVQNCGEGRAMINTEQPFRCLRGTNYNKSSAKQGLKCNLEVSQEPHPGEIMQQKEENKLPCCLPSTVHPNGMIQTSQNSCSDTSKKQTRRNNWADISKLDQAATYPDSSVYQNVSQHETGNHLDDGRKYKMGIGCQIKRKAAQGDGAKWFEQMPSLITGPTLLDQKSLAVCSPDDGNVKVCGSECSNQCSKTTLELEKGKKSVNCSSGTDCRVIKICSSGGDCRDIQQDTMNCRRKRQVSLSLADSEKDKGTKEDYQPPGVLEVTSNRQISCLSDVGIKIPDVARPADCTPRFTIPDLNCLPSMIADEEEFEESQEVINQVTGHGSEPHDACPSLSAFSGPAVQEEQFKQPEKNEFVGGICARTVAKGSRISDSHSAKGAVNQATGQDTSQSFSAFSGPAVQEEQFKQPEKNEFVGGICARTVANGSRISDSHSAKGAVNQATGQDTSQSISAFSGTAVPEKQFKQPEKNEFDGGSCTRTVANGSRISDSHSAKEAINQATGEDTSQCFSAFSGTAVQEKQFKQSEKNEFSGGIYESEIANGSRICDSHSGPPKLSTDEESITAFKCALGEFIKNILRPLWEEGLLSREVHKIIARKAVDKVALTLGPKVPRTEAAIFRFFAEESQSVEQLVQGYLDIYLGKQVLKRTMPGSI; this is encoded by the exons ATGGGTTCAAATAGGCTGCCCTTTGGATTCATTTCGGGAGGATATAGCTGCAGTGAGCAATATGATTGGCAGCAGTTAACCCTTCGTCAAAGAGAACAAGCAACAAGGGAGCAACCCCATAGCAGTGCAAACTTGAGGTACCCTGTGCATATACCCAACAG GACTGAGAGGACTAGTCCATCCTTTGATTGTGTTTGTGATTATGCAAAAGGGGCTGATGGACATATTCATGATATGGTAACCCTTGGCAAGGTTTGTCAGTTTAACGGGGGAAGTAGCACTCAGAATGGACCTTATCAAGCGGACCAATATCTGCCATCTTACTTTCCAGTTGACCATTTTTCTGAGATAGATGAAGCACGGCATCGGGCTTACATGGACAGTTTCTACACTGACAATAATCCTTATCACACCTCAGCTAGTCGGTTGCGTCATAGGGATGAACAAAGGAAAGCTTACACCAAGAAGCCATTTAAGAAATTGCACActataaaaaattcaaaaaaactgcgCACTATCCATCCTAGGCAACTTGAGCTTTCACTCCGTGAGGATTTTGATGATAGGTTGGGCATTAGAAATTGCAGGAATGCTTATCATGGCAAGAGGTCAAAAACAAAACCGGCAAGGTGGAGTTCTCAGAAAAACAATTCCAGTGTGCCTTGTGTTGGTAAACATGGTAGAAGCAGCTGGCAGACAAGATCTGGAGAACAACCGTTTGAACAGGAAGCTGAGAACAGTAGATACAAAAGGTATGGAGGTCAGCTGGCCGGAGAGAAAGCTAAGAAGCGTATGATTTATGAGGGGCACCCTAAAGGATTATGTTCACTTCGTGAGCAGGATGAGCATCCGCATCATGAGGTACATCGTAGTGGTTCTGATACGATGAGAAATGACAATTGGGAGAAAAATGCTAAAACAAACGATGAAGTAGATCATAATGGAGCAGAAGGGAACTGCTATCTAATGAAGAATATTCGGACTGCTGCTGCTACATGCTGTGGCTCAACAAAGTCTAATGAAAACTCACATGTGTTATGTCCCAAGTACAGCAGCAAAACCATTGCTTCATCAAATGAGCCAAAAGGGAGTAGCAACATGAAATTAGTATCTGACAAGCAGCCAAGTGTCGTTGGTTGTACCAAAAGACCTCGAAACACAAGAACTGGAGACGTTTCGACACGTAACCTGCAGAATCTCTCAGTCACTCATATGGAGAAGGGCGTGCATACAAAGCAAGCTGATAATACTTCTCATTCTGAATTACTTCGTGAATGTCTAGatatttggagaagaagaagattaAGGAAGGAAAGTAGTGCTGAAGCTAAAAAACTAGATCAAACAAGTACTGCGAGGCATGAATGGTCTGCTTCTTCTTGTAGCTCAGAAAGTGATGATGAAAATGTCAATGCATCTGAGAGTGCTTCTGGGAACTCAGAAAGTGCGGCTGAAAATGATACTGAATTGGAGAATTCCCAAAAATGTAGAGGTGCAACGCCGCTTGATGGAGTACAAAACTGTGGTGAGGGAAGAGCAATGATAAATACAGAGCAGCCCTTCAGATGCCTCCGTGGTACAAACTACAACAAAAGCTCAGCCAAGCAAGGGCTGAAGTGCAATCTGGAGGTTTCGCAAGAACCACATCCAGGTGAAATCATGCAGCAAAAGGAAGAGAATAAACTTCCATGCTGTCTACCATCAACTGTTCATCCAAATGGCATGATACAAACTAGTCAGAACAGTTGTTCTGATACTAGCAAGAAACAAACTAGACGGAACAACTGGGCAGATATTAGTAAGTTAGATCAAGCAGCTACTTATCCTGATAGTAGTGTGTATCAGAATGTTTCTCAGCACGAGACTGGCAATCATTTGGATGATGGGAGAAAATATAAAATGGGCATCGGCTGTCAAATTAAAAGGAAAGCAGCACAAGGCGATGGTGCCAAATGGTTTGAACAAATGCCCAGTTTGATAACAGGTCCAACACTGCTGGATCAAAAAAGTCTTGCAGTTTGCTCTCCTGATGATGGTAATGTGAAGGTCTGTGGGTCAGAGTGTTCCAATCAGTGCAGTAAAACTACTTTAGAATTGGAGAAAGGAAAGAAGTCTGTCAATTGCTCCAGTGGAACTGACTGCAGAGTCATAAAAATTTGTTCCAGTGGAGGTGATTGCAGAGACATCCAACAAGATACCATGAATTGCAGAAGAAAGAGGCAAGTGTCTTTATCTCTGGCAGACTCTGAAAAGGATAAAGGAACAAAGGAAGATTATCAGCCACCTGGAGTTCTTGAAGTGACATCAAATCGACAGATTTCCTgcctatctgatgttggcataaAAATACCTGATGTTGCTAGACCAGCTGATTGCACCCCACGTTTTACAATACCAGACTTAAATTGTTTGCCTAGTATGATCGCAGATGAAGAAGAATTCGAGGAATCTCAAGAAGTGATTAATCAAGTAACTGGGCATGGTTCGGAACCACATGATGCTTGTCCGAGCCTTTCTGCCTTTAGTGGGCCTGCTGTGCAGGAAGAACAGTTTAAGCAACCAGAGAAGAATGAATTTGTCGGAGGAATTTGCGCAAGAACGGTTGCAAAAGGTTCACGGATCTCTGATTCACATAGTGCAAAGGGAGCGGTTAATCAGGCAACTGGGCAGGATACTAGTCAGAGCTTTTCCGCCTTTAGTGGGCCTGCTGTGCAGGAAGAACAGTTTAAGCAACCAGAGAAGAATGAATTTGTCGGAGGAATTTGCGCAAGAACGGTTGCAAATGGTTCACGGATCTCTGATTCACATAGTGCAAAGGGAGCGGTTAATCAGGCAACTGGGCAGGATACTAGTCAGAGCATTTCAGCCTTTAGTGGGACTGCTGTGCCGGAAAAACAGTTTAAGCAACCAGAGAAGAATGAATTTGACGGAGGAAGTTGCACAAGAACGGTTGCAAATGGGTCACGGATCTCTGATTCACATAGTGCAAAGGAAGCGATTAATCAGGCAACTGGGGAGGATACAAGTCAGTGCTTTTCAGCCTTTAGTGGGACTGCTGTGCAGGAAAAACAGTTTAAACAATCTGAAAAGAATGAATTTAGTGGAGGAATTTACGAAAGTGAGATTGCAAATGGTTCGCGGATCTGTGATTCACATAGTGGGCCACCAAAACTAAGTACTGATGAAGAAAGTATCACAGCATTCAAATGTGCCCTCGGCGAATTCATAAAAAATATCTTAAGGCCTCTGTGGGAAGAAGGCCTCTTATCTCGTGAGGTCCACAAAATTATAGCGAGGAAAGCCGTGGATAAAGTGGCCTTGACATTGGGCCCAAAGGTGCCTCGTACAGAAGCAGCCATCTTTAGGTTTTTTGCAGAGGAATCTCAGAGCGTAGAACAACTCGTTCAG GGTTACTTGGATATATACCTGGGAAAGCAAGTTCTTAAGAGAACTATGCCTGGTAGTATCTGA
- the LOC109782176 gene encoding uncharacterized protein isoform X2, protein MGSNRLPFGFISGGYSCSEQYDWQQLTLRQREQATREQPHSSANLRTERTSPSFDCVCDYAKGADGHIHDMVTLGKVCQFNGGSSTQNGPYQADQYLPSYFPVDHFSEIDEARHRAYMDSFYTDNNPYHTSASRLRHRDEQRKAYTKKPFKKLHTIKNSKKLRTIHPRQLELSLREDFDDRLGIRNCRNAYHGKRSKTKPARWSSQKNNSSVPCVGKHGRSSWQTRSGEQPFEQEAENSRYKRYGGQLAGEKAKKRMIYEGHPKGLCSLREQDEHPHHEVHRSGSDTMRNDNWEKNAKTNDEVDHNGAEGNCYLMKNIRTAAATCCGSTKSNENSHVLCPKYSSKTIASSNEPKGSSNMKLVSDKQPSVVGCTKRPRNTRTGDVSTRNLQNLSVTHMEKGVHTKQADNTSHSELLRECLDIWRRRRLRKESSAEAKKLDQTSTARHEWSASSCSSESDDENVNASESASGNSESAAENDTELENSQKCRGATPLDGVQNCGEGRAMINTEQPFRCLRGTNYNKSSAKQGLKCNLEVSQEPHPGEIMQQKEENKLPCCLPSTVHPNGMIQTSQNSCSDTSKKQTRRNNWADISKLDQAATYPDSSVYQNVSQHETGNHLDDGRKYKMGIGCQIKRKAAQGDGAKWFEQMPSLITGPTLLDQKSLAVCSPDDGNVKVCGSECSNQCSKTTLELEKGKKSVNCSSGTDCRVIKICSSGGDCRDIQQDTMNCRRKRQVSLSLADSEKDKGTKEDYQPPGVLEVTSNRQISCLSDVGIKIPDVARPADCTPRFTIPDLNCLPSMIADEEEFEESQEVINQVTGHGSEPHDACPSLSAFSGPAVQEEQFKQPEKNEFVGGICARTVAKGSRISDSHSAKGAVNQATGQDTSQSFSAFSGPAVQEEQFKQPEKNEFVGGICARTVANGSRISDSHSAKGAVNQATGQDTSQSISAFSGTAVPEKQFKQPEKNEFDGGSCTRTVANGSRISDSHSAKEAINQATGEDTSQCFSAFSGTAVQEKQFKQSEKNEFSGGIYESEIANGSRICDSHSGPPKLSTDEESITAFKCALGEFIKNILRPLWEEGLLSREVHKIIARKAVDKVALTLGPKVPRTEAAIFRFFAEESQSVEQLVQGYLDIYLGKQVLKRTMPGSI, encoded by the exons ATGGGTTCAAATAGGCTGCCCTTTGGATTCATTTCGGGAGGATATAGCTGCAGTGAGCAATATGATTGGCAGCAGTTAACCCTTCGTCAAAGAGAACAAGCAACAAGGGAGCAACCCCATAGCAGTGCAAACTTGAG GACTGAGAGGACTAGTCCATCCTTTGATTGTGTTTGTGATTATGCAAAAGGGGCTGATGGACATATTCATGATATGGTAACCCTTGGCAAGGTTTGTCAGTTTAACGGGGGAAGTAGCACTCAGAATGGACCTTATCAAGCGGACCAATATCTGCCATCTTACTTTCCAGTTGACCATTTTTCTGAGATAGATGAAGCACGGCATCGGGCTTACATGGACAGTTTCTACACTGACAATAATCCTTATCACACCTCAGCTAGTCGGTTGCGTCATAGGGATGAACAAAGGAAAGCTTACACCAAGAAGCCATTTAAGAAATTGCACActataaaaaattcaaaaaaactgcgCACTATCCATCCTAGGCAACTTGAGCTTTCACTCCGTGAGGATTTTGATGATAGGTTGGGCATTAGAAATTGCAGGAATGCTTATCATGGCAAGAGGTCAAAAACAAAACCGGCAAGGTGGAGTTCTCAGAAAAACAATTCCAGTGTGCCTTGTGTTGGTAAACATGGTAGAAGCAGCTGGCAGACAAGATCTGGAGAACAACCGTTTGAACAGGAAGCTGAGAACAGTAGATACAAAAGGTATGGAGGTCAGCTGGCCGGAGAGAAAGCTAAGAAGCGTATGATTTATGAGGGGCACCCTAAAGGATTATGTTCACTTCGTGAGCAGGATGAGCATCCGCATCATGAGGTACATCGTAGTGGTTCTGATACGATGAGAAATGACAATTGGGAGAAAAATGCTAAAACAAACGATGAAGTAGATCATAATGGAGCAGAAGGGAACTGCTATCTAATGAAGAATATTCGGACTGCTGCTGCTACATGCTGTGGCTCAACAAAGTCTAATGAAAACTCACATGTGTTATGTCCCAAGTACAGCAGCAAAACCATTGCTTCATCAAATGAGCCAAAAGGGAGTAGCAACATGAAATTAGTATCTGACAAGCAGCCAAGTGTCGTTGGTTGTACCAAAAGACCTCGAAACACAAGAACTGGAGACGTTTCGACACGTAACCTGCAGAATCTCTCAGTCACTCATATGGAGAAGGGCGTGCATACAAAGCAAGCTGATAATACTTCTCATTCTGAATTACTTCGTGAATGTCTAGatatttggagaagaagaagattaAGGAAGGAAAGTAGTGCTGAAGCTAAAAAACTAGATCAAACAAGTACTGCGAGGCATGAATGGTCTGCTTCTTCTTGTAGCTCAGAAAGTGATGATGAAAATGTCAATGCATCTGAGAGTGCTTCTGGGAACTCAGAAAGTGCGGCTGAAAATGATACTGAATTGGAGAATTCCCAAAAATGTAGAGGTGCAACGCCGCTTGATGGAGTACAAAACTGTGGTGAGGGAAGAGCAATGATAAATACAGAGCAGCCCTTCAGATGCCTCCGTGGTACAAACTACAACAAAAGCTCAGCCAAGCAAGGGCTGAAGTGCAATCTGGAGGTTTCGCAAGAACCACATCCAGGTGAAATCATGCAGCAAAAGGAAGAGAATAAACTTCCATGCTGTCTACCATCAACTGTTCATCCAAATGGCATGATACAAACTAGTCAGAACAGTTGTTCTGATACTAGCAAGAAACAAACTAGACGGAACAACTGGGCAGATATTAGTAAGTTAGATCAAGCAGCTACTTATCCTGATAGTAGTGTGTATCAGAATGTTTCTCAGCACGAGACTGGCAATCATTTGGATGATGGGAGAAAATATAAAATGGGCATCGGCTGTCAAATTAAAAGGAAAGCAGCACAAGGCGATGGTGCCAAATGGTTTGAACAAATGCCCAGTTTGATAACAGGTCCAACACTGCTGGATCAAAAAAGTCTTGCAGTTTGCTCTCCTGATGATGGTAATGTGAAGGTCTGTGGGTCAGAGTGTTCCAATCAGTGCAGTAAAACTACTTTAGAATTGGAGAAAGGAAAGAAGTCTGTCAATTGCTCCAGTGGAACTGACTGCAGAGTCATAAAAATTTGTTCCAGTGGAGGTGATTGCAGAGACATCCAACAAGATACCATGAATTGCAGAAGAAAGAGGCAAGTGTCTTTATCTCTGGCAGACTCTGAAAAGGATAAAGGAACAAAGGAAGATTATCAGCCACCTGGAGTTCTTGAAGTGACATCAAATCGACAGATTTCCTgcctatctgatgttggcataaAAATACCTGATGTTGCTAGACCAGCTGATTGCACCCCACGTTTTACAATACCAGACTTAAATTGTTTGCCTAGTATGATCGCAGATGAAGAAGAATTCGAGGAATCTCAAGAAGTGATTAATCAAGTAACTGGGCATGGTTCGGAACCACATGATGCTTGTCCGAGCCTTTCTGCCTTTAGTGGGCCTGCTGTGCAGGAAGAACAGTTTAAGCAACCAGAGAAGAATGAATTTGTCGGAGGAATTTGCGCAAGAACGGTTGCAAAAGGTTCACGGATCTCTGATTCACATAGTGCAAAGGGAGCGGTTAATCAGGCAACTGGGCAGGATACTAGTCAGAGCTTTTCCGCCTTTAGTGGGCCTGCTGTGCAGGAAGAACAGTTTAAGCAACCAGAGAAGAATGAATTTGTCGGAGGAATTTGCGCAAGAACGGTTGCAAATGGTTCACGGATCTCTGATTCACATAGTGCAAAGGGAGCGGTTAATCAGGCAACTGGGCAGGATACTAGTCAGAGCATTTCAGCCTTTAGTGGGACTGCTGTGCCGGAAAAACAGTTTAAGCAACCAGAGAAGAATGAATTTGACGGAGGAAGTTGCACAAGAACGGTTGCAAATGGGTCACGGATCTCTGATTCACATAGTGCAAAGGAAGCGATTAATCAGGCAACTGGGGAGGATACAAGTCAGTGCTTTTCAGCCTTTAGTGGGACTGCTGTGCAGGAAAAACAGTTTAAACAATCTGAAAAGAATGAATTTAGTGGAGGAATTTACGAAAGTGAGATTGCAAATGGTTCGCGGATCTGTGATTCACATAGTGGGCCACCAAAACTAAGTACTGATGAAGAAAGTATCACAGCATTCAAATGTGCCCTCGGCGAATTCATAAAAAATATCTTAAGGCCTCTGTGGGAAGAAGGCCTCTTATCTCGTGAGGTCCACAAAATTATAGCGAGGAAAGCCGTGGATAAAGTGGCCTTGACATTGGGCCCAAAGGTGCCTCGTACAGAAGCAGCCATCTTTAGGTTTTTTGCAGAGGAATCTCAGAGCGTAGAACAACTCGTTCAG GGTTACTTGGATATATACCTGGGAAAGCAAGTTCTTAAGAGAACTATGCCTGGTAGTATCTGA